Proteins encoded by one window of Collimonas fungivorans:
- a CDS encoding isovaleryl-CoA dehydrogenase: MIHLPGLTFDHGEDIAALRSAIQEFAAAEITPRAAEIDRSDQFPMDLWKKMGDLGLLGITAEEEYGGSGMGYLAHIIAMEEISRASASVGLSYGAHSNLCVNQIKRNGNAEQKAKYLPKLISGDHIGALAMSEPNAGSDVVSMKLRAELKGDRWVLNGTKMWITNGPDADVLVVYAKTDLEAGARGMTAFLIEKSFKGFSVAQKLDKLGMRGSHTGELVFQDCEVPAENVLGGLGQGVNVLMSGLDYERSVLSGGPLGIMQACMDVVVPYVHDRKQFGQSIGEFQLMQGKLADMYSTMMACKAYVYAVGQACDRAKTPAAARALRKDAAGAILYSAEKATWMAGEAIQALGGNGYINEYPVGRLWRDAKLYEIGAGTSEIRRMLIGRELFAETR, from the coding sequence ATGATCCATTTACCCGGCTTGACGTTCGACCACGGCGAAGACATCGCCGCACTGCGCAGTGCGATCCAGGAATTCGCTGCCGCGGAGATCACCCCGCGCGCCGCCGAAATCGACCGCAGCGACCAGTTCCCGATGGACCTGTGGAAAAAAATGGGCGACCTCGGCCTGCTCGGCATCACGGCTGAAGAAGAATACGGCGGCAGCGGCATGGGTTATTTGGCGCACATCATCGCCATGGAAGAAATCTCGCGTGCCTCGGCTTCGGTCGGTCTGTCGTACGGCGCCCACTCGAACCTGTGCGTCAACCAGATCAAGCGCAACGGCAACGCCGAGCAAAAAGCCAAGTACCTGCCGAAGCTGATCTCGGGCGACCATATCGGCGCCCTGGCGATGTCGGAGCCGAACGCCGGGTCCGACGTGGTGAGCATGAAGCTGCGCGCCGAACTGAAGGGCGACCGCTGGGTCCTCAACGGCACCAAGATGTGGATTACCAACGGCCCCGATGCCGACGTGCTGGTGGTGTACGCCAAGACGGACCTGGAAGCCGGCGCGCGTGGCATGACCGCGTTCCTGATCGAAAAGAGCTTCAAGGGTTTCAGCGTGGCGCAAAAGCTGGACAAGCTCGGCATGCGCGGTTCGCACACTGGCGAACTGGTGTTCCAGGATTGCGAAGTGCCGGCGGAAAACGTGCTGGGCGGCCTGGGACAGGGCGTCAATGTACTGATGTCCGGCCTCGATTACGAACGCAGCGTCTTGTCCGGCGGCCCGCTTGGTATCATGCAGGCGTGCATGGATGTCGTCGTGCCCTACGTGCATGACCGCAAGCAGTTCGGCCAGTCCATCGGCGAATTCCAGCTGATGCAGGGCAAGCTGGCTGACATGTATTCGACCATGATGGCCTGCAAGGCTTATGTATATGCAGTAGGCCAGGCTTGCGACCGCGCCAAGACCCCGGCCGCGGCCCGTGCCTTGCGCAAGGATGCCGCCGGAGCGATCCTGTATTCGGCGGAAAAAGCCACCTGGATGGCTGGCGAAGCGATCCAGGCGCTGGGCGGCAACGGCTACATCAACGAATACCCGGTGGGACGCCTGTGGCGCGACGCCAAACTGTATGAAATCGGCGCCGGCACCAGCGAAATCCGCCGCATGCTGATCGGCCGCGAATTGTTTGCGGAAACCCGCTGA
- a CDS encoding 2-hydroxychromene-2-carboxylate isomerase codes for MAAAIDFYFDFSSPYGYFAATHIDELAAKYERDVEWHPILLGPVFKTTGSAPLAQVPIKGDYSFHDFERSARFHGIPYKRPGAFPISTQAAARAVLWVRGKLGEDKAIKFAKQIYKAYFVDGVNIGEPMHLLEIGHHSGIDTTGLSDGINSQPIKNQLKAEVDLAMARGVFGSPFVIVDGESFWGFDRFDQLEAFLRDGKI; via the coding sequence ATGGCTGCCGCAATTGATTTCTACTTCGATTTTTCCTCTCCGTATGGTTATTTCGCTGCTACCCATATTGATGAGCTGGCGGCAAAATACGAGCGCGATGTCGAATGGCATCCTATCCTGCTGGGCCCGGTATTCAAGACTACCGGCTCGGCGCCGCTGGCGCAGGTGCCGATCAAAGGCGACTACTCATTCCACGATTTCGAACGCAGCGCACGTTTCCACGGCATTCCCTACAAGCGTCCCGGCGCGTTCCCGATTTCCACCCAGGCGGCAGCGCGCGCCGTGCTGTGGGTGCGCGGCAAGCTAGGCGAAGACAAAGCCATCAAGTTCGCCAAGCAGATTTACAAAGCTTATTTTGTCGACGGCGTCAATATCGGCGAACCGATGCATTTGCTGGAAATCGGCCATCACAGCGGCATCGACACTACTGGCCTGAGCGACGGCATCAATAGCCAGCCTATCAAGAACCAGCTGAAGGCGGAGGTCGACCTGGCGATGGCGCGCGGCGTGTTCGGTTCGCCGTTCGTGATTGTCGACGGCGAATCGTTCTGGGGTTTCGACCGCTTCGACCAGCTCGAAGCATTCCTGAGGGATGGCAAGATTTGA
- the aceK gene encoding bifunctional isocitrate dehydrogenase kinase/phosphatase, whose product MTSANFPKLLSSQIAFDTARMILDGFDKHYRLFREASVLAKQHFESADWKTAQLAARERIGFYDARVHECVQALEDEYDQSDLTDQVWREVKLHYIGMLTDHKQPELAETFFNSVCCNILHRTYFHNDFIFVRPAVSTEYIDTDEALPTYRVYYPAKDGLHYTLKRLITNFQLQRPFADLDRDVALAEERIAQAFGASATSLEPNHQIQVLSNLFYRNKGAYVVGKMINGPREYPFVVPILHDRNGKLVLDAVLFDSKILAILFSFTRAYFMVDMEVPSAYVQFLRSLLPNKPRSEIYTILGLQKLGKALFYRDFLRHLRHSSDHFEIAPGIRGLVMVVFALPSFPYVFKVIKDYFPAPKETTNALVKEKYLLVKHHDRVGRMADTLEYSSVAFPRARFADELLAELKQVAPSVVEEDGDEIIIKHLYIERRMMPLNIYLNNAEQNDDQAALEHGITEYGNAIKELVAANIFPGDMLYKNFGVTRHNRVVFYDYDEIEYITDCNFRTIPQPRNEEDEMSAEPWYSIAKNDVFPEQFGVFLLGNQNVKKYFIKHHADLLTQQYWQQHKQHILEGHFDDVFPYPQECRFTHTQN is encoded by the coding sequence ATCACGTCGGCCAACTTTCCGAAATTATTGTCGTCGCAGATCGCTTTCGATACTGCGCGCATGATATTGGACGGTTTCGACAAGCATTACCGCCTGTTCCGCGAAGCCAGCGTGCTGGCCAAGCAGCATTTCGAAAGCGCCGACTGGAAAACCGCGCAGCTCGCCGCGCGCGAGCGGATCGGCTTTTATGACGCGCGCGTGCATGAGTGCGTGCAGGCGCTGGAAGACGAATACGACCAGAGCGACCTGACCGACCAGGTCTGGCGTGAAGTGAAGCTGCATTACATCGGCATGCTGACCGACCACAAGCAGCCGGAGCTGGCCGAGACCTTCTTCAACTCGGTCTGCTGCAACATCCTGCACCGCACCTATTTCCATAACGATTTCATTTTCGTGCGGCCGGCGGTGTCGACCGAATACATCGACACCGACGAGGCCCTGCCCACTTACCGTGTGTATTACCCGGCCAAGGACGGTTTACATTACACGCTTAAGCGCCTGATCACCAATTTCCAGCTGCAGCGCCCGTTCGCCGACCTCGACCGCGACGTCGCGCTGGCCGAAGAGCGCATTGCGCAGGCGTTCGGCGCCAGCGCCACATCGCTGGAGCCGAATCACCAGATCCAGGTGCTGTCCAATCTGTTCTACCGCAACAAGGGCGCTTACGTGGTCGGCAAGATGATCAACGGTCCGCGCGAATATCCGTTCGTGGTGCCCATCCTGCATGACCGCAACGGCAAGCTGGTGCTCGATGCGGTGCTGTTCGACAGCAAGATACTGGCCATCCTGTTCTCTTTCACCCGCGCCTACTTCATGGTCGACATGGAGGTGCCGTCAGCTTATGTGCAGTTCTTGCGCAGCCTGCTGCCGAACAAGCCGCGCAGCGAGATCTACACCATCCTGGGTTTGCAAAAGCTGGGAAAAGCGCTGTTTTACCGCGATTTCCTGCGCCATCTGCGGCATTCGTCGGACCATTTTGAGATCGCCCCCGGTATCCGCGGGCTGGTGATGGTGGTGTTCGCCTTGCCCTCGTTTCCGTACGTGTTCAAGGTCATCAAGGATTATTTCCCGGCGCCCAAGGAAACCACCAATGCGCTGGTCAAGGAAAAATACCTGCTGGTCAAGCATCACGACCGCGTCGGCCGCATGGCCGATACCCTGGAATATTCCAGCGTGGCCTTTCCGCGCGCGCGTTTCGCCGACGAACTGCTGGCCGAGCTGAAACAAGTGGCGCCGTCGGTGGTCGAAGAAGACGGCGACGAAATCATCATCAAGCACCTGTATATCGAACGGCGCATGATGCCGCTGAATATCTATCTCAACAACGCTGAGCAAAACGATGACCAGGCGGCGCTGGAACATGGCATAACCGAATACGGCAACGCCATCAAGGAACTGGTCGCCGCGAATATCTTTCCGGGCGACATGCTGTACAAAAATTTTGGCGTGACGCGCCATAACCGTGTCGTGTTTTACGACTATGATGAGATTGAATACATTACCGACTGCAATTTCAGGACTATCCCGCAGCCGCGTAACGAGGAAGACGAGATGTCTGCCGAGCCCTGGTATTCCATCGCCAAGAACGATGTCTTTCCGGAACAATTCGGTGTATTTCTTCTCGGGAACCAGAACGTGAAAAAATACTTTATCAAGCACCATGCGGACTTGTTGACCCAGCAATATTGGCAACAACACAAGCAACACATACTTGAAGGACATTTCGACGACGTTTTTCCGTACCCGCAGGAATGCCGGTTTACCCATACGCAAAATTGA
- a CDS encoding YchJ family protein: MKEKAIECPCGGGDYAQCCGRYHSGAETAPTALALMRSRYSAYVMDKGAYLQATWHRSTRPPEPVAAEAGLKWLGLEVRKHQAEGDSATVEFVARYKIDGRAQRLHEISRFVRESETGTENRPCWFYVDGSFPEK; the protein is encoded by the coding sequence TTGAAAGAGAAGGCAATTGAGTGTCCCTGCGGCGGCGGCGATTATGCGCAGTGCTGCGGCCGCTATCACAGCGGCGCAGAAACGGCGCCGACCGCGCTGGCGTTGATGCGTTCCCGCTACAGCGCTTATGTCATGGACAAGGGAGCGTACCTGCAGGCGACATGGCACCGCAGCACCCGCCCGCCCGAGCCGGTCGCCGCCGAGGCCGGGTTGAAGTGGCTGGGCCTGGAGGTGCGCAAGCATCAGGCCGAGGGCGACAGCGCGACGGTGGAATTCGTGGCGCGCTACAAGATCGACGGCCGTGCGCAGCGCTTGCACGAGATCAGCCGCTTTGTGCGCGAAAGCGAAACTGGAACAGAAAACCGGCCATGCTGGTTTTATGTCGATGGCAGTTTTCCGGAAAAATAA
- a CDS encoding acetyl-CoA C-acetyltransferase, whose translation MNDPIVIVGAARTPMGAFQGDFSSLTASDLGAVAIKAAVERAGLKPEQVDAVLFGNVLQAGQGQAPARQAAIKAGLPVSATAATISKVCGSAMQATMFAFDALLAGTNEVVVAGGMESMTNAPYLLPKGRSGYRVGHGTILDHMMLDGLEDAYSKLENGGGRSMGTFGEECAAKYHFSRADQDAFAIASAQRAQAATADGSFKWEIAPVTVTSRAGEAVIDKDEGPQKSKVEKIPSLRPAFKKDGTITAASSSSINDGAAALVLMRESTAKKLGCTPIARIVGHASHSQEPEWFTTAPVGAIEKLYKKVGWKNSDVDLFEVNEAFAVVPMAVMKEHDIPHSKINVHGGACSLGHPIGASGARIIVTLLGALKAKGGKRGVASLCIGGGEGTAIAVELV comes from the coding sequence ATGAATGACCCAATCGTTATCGTCGGTGCAGCACGTACTCCAATGGGTGCGTTTCAGGGTGATTTTTCGTCATTGACCGCCAGCGACCTGGGCGCAGTGGCGATCAAGGCCGCCGTGGAGCGCGCCGGCCTGAAACCGGAGCAGGTCGATGCCGTGTTGTTCGGCAATGTGCTGCAAGCCGGCCAGGGCCAGGCGCCGGCGCGGCAGGCAGCCATCAAGGCCGGTTTGCCGGTATCGGCCACAGCCGCCACCATTTCCAAGGTATGCGGATCGGCGATGCAAGCCACCATGTTCGCGTTCGACGCCTTGCTGGCAGGGACCAATGAAGTAGTGGTCGCCGGCGGCATGGAATCGATGACCAATGCGCCTTATCTGCTGCCCAAGGGCCGCAGCGGCTACCGCGTCGGCCACGGCACGATCCTCGACCACATGATGCTGGACGGCCTGGAAGACGCTTATTCCAAGCTGGAAAACGGCGGCGGCCGTTCGATGGGCACATTCGGCGAAGAGTGCGCCGCCAAGTACCATTTCAGCCGCGCTGACCAGGATGCGTTTGCCATCGCCTCGGCGCAGCGCGCGCAGGCGGCAACCGCCGACGGCTCCTTCAAATGGGAAATCGCGCCGGTGACCGTCACCAGCCGCGCCGGCGAAGCCGTGATCGACAAGGATGAAGGCCCGCAAAAATCCAAGGTGGAAAAGATCCCTTCGCTGCGTCCTGCGTTCAAGAAAGACGGCACCATCACGGCCGCTTCGTCGTCCTCGATCAACGACGGCGCTGCTGCACTGGTGCTGATGCGCGAATCGACCGCCAAGAAACTCGGCTGCACGCCGATCGCGCGTATCGTCGGCCACGCCAGCCATTCGCAAGAGCCGGAATGGTTCACTACCGCACCGGTAGGCGCGATTGAAAAGCTGTACAAGAAAGTCGGCTGGAAGAACAGCGATGTCGACCTGTTCGAAGTCAACGAAGCGTTCGCCGTGGTGCCGATGGCTGTCATGAAAGAACACGACATCCCCCACAGCAAGATCAACGTTCACGGCGGCGCCTGTTCTCTCGGCCATCCTATCGGCGCATCCGGCGCGCGCATCATCGTCACGTTGCTGGGCGCCTTGAAAGCCAAGGGCGGCAAGCGCGGCGTGGCGTCGCTGTGCATCGGCGGCGGCGAAGGCACCGCGATTGCTGTCGAACTGGTCTGA
- a CDS encoding AMP-binding protein gives MRQLNSSIDRGSQDMPLIEQTIGIFFDEMVERVAANDALVSRHQQVRLSYRQLQSQARQLASAMLKLDLEPGDRIGIWSHNNAEWLLTQLATAYAGIVLVNINPAYRVSELEYALNNVGCKALISMTSFKTSDYLEMIRALAPELQHAAPGALQAARLPALKTVIQLGHDEAPGMLRFADLIASGDAADPRLAEIGARLQASDPINIQFTSGTTGFPKGATLTHRNILNNGFFIGEAMKLTAQDRLCIPVPLYHCFGMVLGNLACLTHGATIVYPNDGFEPLSVLQAVQEERCTGLHGVPTMFISELDHPRFAEFDLSTLRTGIMAGSPCPIEVMKRVVRDMHLEQITIAYGMTETSPVSCQSMTDTPLEKRVSTVGQVQPHLQVKIVDPESGAIMPIGSSGELCTQGYSVMHGYWGDEEKTREAIDDEGWMHTGDLATMDSEGYVNIVGRMKDMVIRGGENIYPREIEEFLYRHPAIQDVQVVGVPDRKYGEELCAWIILRPGQVADEQAVRDFCQGQIAHYKVPRYIRFVEVFPMTVTGKIQKFKIREAMKDELKLNDIHTA, from the coding sequence ATGAGACAACTGAATTCCAGCATCGATCGCGGCAGCCAGGATATGCCGCTGATCGAACAGACTATCGGCATTTTTTTCGATGAAATGGTGGAGCGGGTGGCCGCCAACGACGCACTGGTGTCGCGCCACCAGCAGGTCCGCCTCAGCTACCGGCAACTGCAAAGCCAGGCGCGGCAGCTGGCCAGCGCCATGCTCAAGCTTGACTTGGAGCCGGGCGACCGCATCGGCATCTGGTCGCACAACAATGCCGAGTGGCTGCTGACGCAACTGGCCACGGCCTATGCCGGCATCGTCCTGGTCAACATCAATCCGGCCTACCGGGTCAGCGAACTGGAGTACGCGCTCAACAATGTCGGCTGCAAGGCCCTGATTTCGATGACCAGCTTCAAGACCAGCGATTACCTGGAAATGATACGTGCGCTGGCGCCGGAGTTGCAGCACGCAGCACCGGGAGCATTGCAGGCGGCGCGTCTGCCGGCCCTGAAAACCGTGATCCAGCTTGGCCATGACGAGGCGCCGGGCATGTTGCGTTTCGCCGACCTGATCGCCAGCGGCGATGCCGCCGATCCGCGCCTGGCCGAGATCGGCGCGCGCCTGCAAGCCAGCGACCCGATCAACATCCAGTTCACCAGCGGCACCACCGGTTTTCCGAAGGGCGCGACGCTGACCCATCGCAACATCCTGAACAACGGTTTTTTCATCGGTGAGGCGATGAAGTTGACGGCGCAGGACCGGCTGTGCATCCCGGTGCCGCTATATCACTGCTTCGGCATGGTGCTCGGCAACCTGGCCTGCCTGACGCACGGCGCGACGATTGTCTATCCCAACGACGGCTTCGAGCCGCTGTCGGTGCTGCAGGCGGTGCAGGAAGAGCGCTGCACCGGCTTGCATGGCGTGCCCACCATGTTCATTTCCGAGCTGGACCATCCGCGTTTTGCCGAATTCGACCTGTCGACCCTGCGCACCGGCATCATGGCCGGTTCGCCGTGTCCGATCGAGGTGATGAAACGGGTAGTGCGCGACATGCACCTGGAACAGATCACGATTGCCTACGGCATGACCGAAACCAGCCCGGTCAGCTGCCAGAGCATGACCGATACGCCGCTGGAGAAACGCGTCTCCACCGTGGGCCAGGTACAGCCGCACCTGCAGGTGAAAATCGTCGATCCTGAATCGGGCGCGATCATGCCGATCGGCAGTTCCGGCGAACTGTGCACCCAGGGTTATTCGGTGATGCACGGTTATTGGGGCGATGAAGAAAAGACGCGTGAAGCGATCGACGATGAAGGCTGGATGCATACCGGCGACCTGGCGACCATGGATAGCGAAGGCTACGTGAATATCGTCGGCCGCATGAAAGACATGGTGATCCGCGGCGGCGAAAACATCTATCCGCGCGAGATCGAAGAATTCCTGTACCGCCATCCGGCGATCCAGGATGTGCAGGTGGTCGGTGTGCCGGACCGGAAATACGGCGAAGAACTGTGCGCCTGGATTATCCTGCGCCCCGGCCAGGTCGCGGACGAACAAGCCGTGCGCGATTTTTGCCAGGGCCAGATCGCCCACTACAAGGTGCCGCGCTACATCCGGTTTGTCGAGGTTTTCCCGATGACGGTGACCGGCAAGATCCAGAAATTCAAGATCCGTGAAGCGATGAAAGATGAGCTAAAGCTCAACGACATCCACACTGCGTAA
- a CDS encoding pyridoxal-phosphate dependent enzyme — translation MTSLHIHTALLRHPQLSVALDKQVLLKMENTQPAGSFKLRGIGLLCQRAVAGGASHLVCPSGGNAGFAAAFAGAALDVKTTIVVPQTTAAEVCQRIRDIGAEVIVHGSGWDEANQLALQLCEQPGSIYIPPFDHPDIWDGNATMIDEAVLQARELGVDFDVVICSVGGGGLMSGVLSGLHRNGLPHIPLIVAETEGAASLNAAMAAGELVTLPAITSIATTLAAKRVAAECFAWTQRHEVHSVVVTDKQAVSATLAFADQMRTLVEPACGAALAVAYEKLPALAPYQRPLIVVCGGIGVSLSMLAGWKERFAL, via the coding sequence ATGACTTCACTGCATATCCACACCGCATTACTGCGACATCCGCAACTTTCCGTCGCGCTCGACAAGCAAGTTTTGCTGAAGATGGAAAACACCCAGCCGGCCGGCTCGTTCAAGCTGCGCGGCATAGGTTTGCTGTGCCAGCGCGCCGTCGCCGGCGGCGCCAGCCACCTGGTGTGCCCGTCGGGCGGCAATGCCGGCTTCGCGGCGGCGTTTGCCGGCGCGGCGCTGGACGTCAAGACCACCATCGTGGTGCCGCAGACCACCGCCGCGGAAGTCTGCCAGCGTATCCGCGATATCGGCGCCGAGGTGATCGTCCACGGCAGCGGCTGGGATGAAGCCAACCAGCTGGCGCTGCAGTTGTGCGAGCAGCCGGGCAGCATCTACATCCCGCCTTTCGATCACCCCGATATCTGGGATGGCAACGCCACCATGATCGACGAAGCGGTGCTGCAGGCGCGCGAGCTGGGCGTCGATTTCGATGTCGTCATCTGCTCGGTTGGCGGCGGCGGCCTGATGAGCGGCGTGCTGAGCGGCTTGCATCGCAACGGCTTGCCGCATATTCCCCTGATCGTCGCCGAAACCGAAGGCGCCGCGTCGCTGAATGCCGCCATGGCGGCCGGCGAACTGGTGACGCTGCCGGCGATCACCTCGATCGCCACTACCTTGGCCGCCAAGCGCGTGGCGGCGGAATGTTTCGCCTGGACCCAGCGCCATGAAGTGCACAGCGTCGTGGTTACGGACAAACAGGCGGTAAGCGCCACGCTGGCGTTTGCCGACCAGATGCGCACACTGGTGGAGCCGGCCTGCGGCGCAGCCCTGGCCGTCGCTTACGAAAAACTGCCGGCGCTGGCGCCATACCAGCGGCCATTGATCGTGGTGTGCGGCGGCATCGGCGTCAGCCTGTCGATGCTGGCTGGCTGGAAGGAGCGGTTCGCGCTGTGA
- a CDS encoding MerR family transcriptional regulator, translating to MPTYTITELAREFDITPRAIRFYEDQGLLSPKRDGAGGRNRVYAGRERTRLKLTLRGKRLGLTLSEIKSLVDMYDSPKDSAPQLELFLQVLARHREHLEQQREDIEVTLAEITAHEDECRRLLSSGELSDHVAP from the coding sequence ATGCCGACTTACACCATCACTGAACTTGCCCGCGAATTCGACATTACCCCCAGGGCGATCCGTTTCTATGAGGACCAGGGTTTGCTGAGCCCGAAGCGGGACGGCGCCGGCGGCCGCAATCGAGTATATGCCGGGCGCGAGCGCACCCGCCTCAAGCTGACCCTGCGCGGCAAGCGGCTGGGCCTGACCTTGTCGGAAATCAAGAGCCTGGTCGACATGTACGACTCGCCCAAGGATTCGGCGCCCCAGCTAGAACTGTTCCTGCAGGTGCTGGCGCGCCACCGCGAACACCTGGAGCAGCAACGCGAAGACATAGAAGTGACTTTGGCGGAAATCACCGCCCACGAAGACGAATGCCGGCGCCTGCTCAGCAGCGGCGAGCTGAGCGACCACGTCGCGCCCTGA
- a CDS encoding carboxyl transferase domain-containing protein: MPQLESKLNPRSEEFQQNANALNLLVDDLRQKVAQIAEGGGEAARNKHVARGKLLPRERVQMLLDPGTPFMEFSQLAAYHVYKDKDGSDAAPAAGVITGIGRIAGQECVVVCNDATVKGGTYYPLSVKKHLRAQEIAEQNNLPCIYLVDSGGANLPNQDEVFPDRDHFGRIFYNQANLSAKGIPQIAVVMGSCTAGGAYVPAMSDESIIVKNQGTIFLAGPPLVKAATGEVVSAEDLGGGDVHTRLSGVADHLAQNDMHALSLARTIVSNLNRQKPPGPLLRPVAEPKYSAQELYGVIPLDTRKPFDVREVIARIVDGSEFDEFKARYGTTLICGFAHIYGMPVGIVANNGILFSEAALKGTHFIELCSQRKIPLVFLQNITGFMVGRRYENEGIARNGAKMVTAVATTAVPKLTVIIGGSFGAGNYGMCGRAYSPRFLWMWPNARISVMGGEQAAGVLATVKRDGIEGKGGSWSAEEEEAFKKPIRDQYEHQGHPYYASARLWDDGVIDPADTRKVLGLGLSAALNAPIAETRFGVFRM, from the coding sequence ATGCCCCAGTTAGAAAGCAAGCTGAATCCACGCAGCGAAGAATTCCAGCAAAACGCCAACGCGCTTAACCTGCTGGTCGACGACCTGCGCCAGAAAGTAGCGCAGATCGCCGAAGGCGGCGGCGAGGCCGCGCGCAACAAGCACGTGGCGCGCGGCAAGCTGCTGCCGCGCGAACGGGTGCAGATGCTGCTCGATCCCGGCACGCCGTTCATGGAATTTTCCCAGCTGGCGGCGTATCACGTCTACAAGGACAAGGATGGCAGCGACGCCGCGCCCGCCGCCGGCGTGATTACCGGCATCGGCCGCATCGCCGGCCAGGAATGCGTGGTGGTCTGCAATGACGCCACCGTCAAGGGCGGAACCTACTATCCGCTCAGCGTCAAGAAGCATTTGCGGGCGCAGGAAATCGCCGAACAGAACAACCTGCCTTGCATCTACCTGGTCGACAGCGGCGGCGCCAACCTGCCCAACCAGGACGAAGTTTTTCCGGACCGCGACCATTTCGGCCGCATCTTCTACAATCAGGCCAACCTGTCGGCCAAGGGCATTCCGCAGATCGCCGTGGTGATGGGCTCGTGCACCGCCGGCGGCGCTTATGTGCCGGCGATGAGCGACGAGTCGATCATCGTCAAGAACCAGGGCACGATTTTCCTGGCGGGGCCGCCGCTGGTGAAAGCCGCGACGGGAGAAGTAGTGAGCGCCGAAGACCTGGGCGGCGGCGATGTCCACACTCGCTTGTCCGGCGTGGCCGACCACTTGGCGCAGAACGACATGCACGCGCTGTCGCTGGCGCGCACCATCGTCTCCAACCTGAACCGCCAGAAACCGCCAGGGCCGCTGCTGCGCCCGGTGGCCGAACCCAAATACTCGGCCCAGGAACTGTACGGCGTGATCCCGCTCGATACGCGCAAGCCCTTCGATGTACGCGAAGTGATCGCGCGCATCGTCGACGGCAGCGAATTCGACGAATTCAAGGCGCGTTACGGCACTACGCTGATCTGCGGTTTCGCCCATATCTACGGCATGCCGGTCGGCATCGTCGCCAACAACGGCATCCTGTTTTCGGAAGCGGCGCTGAAAGGCACGCATTTCATCGAACTCTGCTCGCAGCGCAAGATCCCGCTGGTATTCCTGCAGAACATCACCGGCTTCATGGTCGGCCGCCGCTACGAAAACGAGGGCATCGCCCGCAACGGCGCCAAGATGGTGACCGCGGTGGCGACCACCGCGGTGCCCAAGCTGACCGTCATCATCGGCGGCAGCTTCGGCGCCGGCAACTACGGCATGTGCGGCCGCGCCTATTCGCCGCGCTTCCTGTGGATGTGGCCGAATGCGCGCATCTCGGTGATGGGCGGCGAGCAGGCCGCCGGCGTGCTGGCCACTGTCAAGCGCGACGGCATCGAAGGCAAGGGCGGCAGCTGGAGCGCGGAGGAAGAGGAAGCTTTCAAGAAACCGATCCGTGATCAGTACGAACACCAGGGCCATCCGTATTACGCTTCCGCGCGCTTGTGGGACGACGGCGTGATCGATCCGGCCGATACCCGCAAAGTGCTGGGACTGGGTTTGAGTGCAGCCCTGAACGCACCGATCGCGGAAACCAGGTTCGGTGTGTTCCGGATGTAA